The nucleotide sequence TGTTTTCCTGAACTTCTTTCCAATCAAACTGCGGCAAAAAGGGTGTAATCTGCGAAAAACTGTTATACTGCATTTGATAAGCCGCGTTTAAACTTTCTATAGAGTGATACTTATTTTTAAGGAATTCCTTGTATTTAAATTCACCTGAAGTCAGCCTGATGTTGCTTATCGGAACAACCTTTTCAATAAATTCAATGTAATGAATAAGCCTCAGCCCGTGATAGGGAATTTTCTCCGGTAAAACAACATCCGCATAACTTTTGTAATTAGTCCCATAATCCTGGTTCAAAATCTTGAGATCATTTCCATATTTTGATTTTACAAAATTCCTATACGACGAATTAACATCAGATATAAAGGAAATATACCAGATGGGGATAACCTTTTCGACAAAATCCTTCCAATACTTAGCTTCTTTGGGATTGGAAGGCAGCGTTTGATTTAAAGTTAACTCTAAAAATGATTTATACTTTGTGCCCCACTCATTATTCAGCTTGTCAATTTTGCCGTACCTGACCCTCAAAAACCTCTGAAACTTGCCTTCCATCGCAATGACCTGGAAATATTGATCAGGGAGCTCCTTTTTGAAATCACAGTAATCCCTGTACCTGATATCTTCAATCGGGAAATATTCTCTAATGAACCACCGTTCCGGCGCAATATTTGCGGCGTCCATCCAACCGGGGAATTTTTCATTTAACAGCAAATTGTAACTGTTTAAAGATTTGTATTTTTTCTTGAGAAAACCAATATAGGAAAAATTGACTGCGGGCGTTAAACCGTTTTTTGCATAAGAATGGCCCAGAAGCAAATATTCCGTCGGCAGCGTTTTTTTAAATTCCTGCCAGTCCTTGAATACGGCATCCGATTTAATGGGGGCTGTAACCGGCTGGATATCCTTGAATTTTATATATTCAGTCCGCATAACATCATTATAGTTATCCATGGTTTCCCAATATTTAGAACAAACGTATTTCTGGTATAAAGCTTTGTCCTGATACAAATATTTGGGTAAAACAGTAAGATCTTCCACATCAACAGGGCTTGAAATAGACCAGGAAACAACCAGCAATAAAGGATAAATCATTGAGATTGATCCCAATATAAGGAGAGTGTATATTACGGCAAGCACAACTTTTCTTTCAACGCTGTTTTTTGCTACGCTGGTGTATAAAGACATTTTTTTACCCTTTTAATCTCCGCCTCTTCTGAATTCTGCGTTTTTCAAAACACGAAGTTGGAAATATGTGAAACCGATTAATAACGAGCCCATTATCCAGGCCATGCTGGTCGCATAGCCGAATTTAAGATACATATATGCATTTTCCCAAATGTTTAAACCTAATACTTTAGTCACATTAGCCGGGCCGCCTCCCGTCATGGCCATTACCTGCGCGAACGCATGCATGGAGCCGATAAAGGTTCCGACAAAACTTATTATTATCAATGGTGCTAAAAACGGAATAGTTATGTACCTTAATTTGTGTATAACACCACAGCCGTCAAGCTCAGCGGCTTCGTACATGTCCGTGGGGATTGTTTTTAATGCCGCCTGGAAAATCAAACTGGCCGCGCCGACACGCGCCCAAACTGAAGGAAACACTACGCATATCATGGCTATATTTGGATCATCAAGCCACCTCATGGGTTCCTTGACTATTTGACATGAAAGTAAAACTCTATTTAACAACCCCGCTTCAGTAGGATCATACAACTGCTTCCATAATACCATTACCATCAGGCCAGTTATTACAGCAGGCAGATAAAACACCGTCCTAAAAAACACTTTGCCTATTTTTATCTCATCTACCATAATGGCGAATATTATCGGTATGATGAATCCCAGGCCGATATACCAGAATGAATACTCGAAAGTATGCAAGGTAGATTCCCAGAACAAACGCGTAAAAATTACATTACGAAAATTTTCCAAACCTATAAATTTGCTGGGAAGCACAAGGTTATAATCCTGAAAACCCATCAGTATTCCCCTGAGAAGCGGATAATAGGCCCAGATAAGTATCAATGATACCGCAGGAGCCAGCATGAGTATCGGAAGAGAATAATACGCAAGGGTTTTTTTATGCACAGCAGCCTCTCCCTTGTTTCCTGCGACTTTAGTAAAATTACCGATTATTCTGCTTAGAAAAAAAGTTAGCAGAACTCCTGCAATTACTACTATTATCCAGGTTACTACGCTTCTTTTGTGTGTTTCTTCCTTGGACAGATACCCCAGCATCTTCTCTTCAGTAATTTTTACGGCTTCATCCAGCAAACCTTTTATATCCGCTTTCTCGCTCATGACTGACGATTCTACAGCCGGGCCCATATAGGAATAAATCAAGTCGCAGTTTTTACCATAGGGCTCGGGCTTGCCGTTTGCCAGCGACTCATCAAGCGCCTCTTCCCATCCGGGAGGTATCTGCCAAAGGTAGCGTTCAAAACCGAATTTTCTTAAATATTTCGGGTTCAGCATTTTGGCGTAGCCGTTTTCTACCAATACCTTAACCTTTATTTTTTTTGCTTCGTCGCTTGCCATATATTTTACATATTCCCAGGCTGCATCCCGGGTTGCCTTATCTTTAATGGTTGCGTTTATGCCAAGCATTGATGCATTGATTTCGCTTATACCTTTTCCTATCGGGCCCTTGGGAACCGGAGCTATACCTATTAATTCAGGATCAACCGTTGATATAACGGTTTCAGTAAGATAATTGAAAATCATGCTTACACGTTCGTCTATCCAATCAGCATACATAGTAGAGCCGAAGTTGCATACTCCCCTGTATTCTTTGCCGCCTCTGGTCCATTTTCCGGCAATAAGTTTCTGGTAATATTTCAGTGCTGTTACAGCTTCCGGGCTGTTAAATACCGCATGCCAGTCGCCTTTCTCATCCTGAATAACAGCTTCCCCGCCTGCGGACCATAAAAATGTCATAAACTGCCAGGCAGCGATACTACCGCCGGATAAACCTAACCCGGTGCGCCTCTTTTCCGGAATATACAATTTCTTTGCATCTTCGTAGAGTTCATCCCAATCCTTCGGGGGCCCTTCAATTCCGGCTTCCTTGAAATGATCTTTTCTGTACATCAGTACCATAACTTCGGTTTCATAAGGTATGCACCAATAATGCCCGTATCTTTTTACTACCGGTAAAATTGCAGGATGAATTACATTTTCAATTTTTATATTATCTTTCTTTTCCCATTCCTTTATATAATTATCCAAAGGATAGAGAAAACCTTGGGTAATAAACGATTCTGATTTGCGGAAATTTATATACATAACATCAGGAGCATTGCCGCCCGCCATGGCGAGAAGCTGTCCTGCGTCAAAACTATCGCTTCCGGGAATTACAAGTAGTTTTGTGCCGGTGAGCAAAATATCAGGATGGAGTTGTTTAAAACGTTCAATTAGGACGTAATTAACTTTTTCGGTAATATTCCTGCCC is from Elusimicrobiota bacterium and encodes:
- a CDS encoding ABC transporter permease subunit codes for the protein MSLYTSVAKNSVERKVVLAVIYTLLILGSISMIYPLLLVVSWSISSPVDVEDLTVLPKYLYQDKALYQKYVCSKYWETMDNYNDVMRTEYIKFKDIQPVTAPIKSDAVFKDWQEFKKTLPTEYLLLGHSYAKNGLTPAVNFSYIGFLKKKYKSLNSYNLLLNEKFPGWMDAANIAPERWFIREYFPIEDIRYRDYCDFKKELPDQYFQVIAMEGKFQRFLRVRYGKIDKLNNEWGTKYKSFLELTLNQTLPSNPKEAKYWKDFVEKVIPIWYISFISDVNSSYRNFVKSKYGNDLKILNQDYGTNYKSYADVVLPEKIPYHGLRLIHYIEFIEKVVPISNIRLTSGEFKYKEFLKNKYHSIESLNAAYQMQYNSFSQITPFLPQFDWKEVQENKFKIRWTMVTKNYREVFGLVLIHGRALTNTIFVCVCFILLSITVNPLAAYALSRFKLKSSYTILLLMLVTMAFPAEVTDIPGFLLTKQLGLLNTYIAILLPGAAAGYSIFLLKGFFDSLPMDFYDSAVIEGASELWIFRKITFPLCKPILAVTVLSAFTAMYGSWTWALVVCQDPNMWTLMVWLFELQSWAPRFVVSAALIISAVPPLILFIFMQKVILRGIIIPVFK
- a CDS encoding extracellular solute-binding protein; protein product: MRKKFALLALFLFCTASQSFPKDNKVTLHLWQLPNRWGRNITEKVNYVLIERFKQLHPDILLTGTKLLVIPGSDSFDAGQLLAMAGGNAPDVMYINFRKSESFITQGFLYPLDNYIKEWEKKDNIKIENVIHPAILPVVKRYGHYWCIPYETEVMVLMYRKDHFKEAGIEGPPKDWDELYEDAKKLYIPEKRRTGLGLSGGSIAAWQFMTFLWSAGGEAVIQDEKGDWHAVFNSPEAVTALKYYQKLIAGKWTRGGKEYRGVCNFGSTMYADWIDERVSMIFNYLTETVISTVDPELIGIAPVPKGPIGKGISEINASMLGINATIKDKATRDAAWEYVKYMASDEAKKIKVKVLVENGYAKMLNPKYLRKFGFERYLWQIPPGWEEALDESLANGKPEPYGKNCDLIYSYMGPAVESSVMSEKADIKGLLDEAVKITEEKMLGYLSKEETHKRSVVTWIIVVIAGVLLTFFLSRIIGNFTKVAGNKGEAAVHKKTLAYYSLPILMLAPAVSLILIWAYYPLLRGILMGFQDYNLVLPSKFIGLENFRNVIFTRLFWESTLHTFEYSFWYIGLGFIIPIIFAIMVDEIKIGKVFFRTVFYLPAVITGLMVMVLWKQLYDPTEAGLLNRVLLSCQIVKEPMRWLDDPNIAMICVVFPSVWARVGAASLIFQAALKTIPTDMYEAAELDGCGVIHKLRYITIPFLAPLIIISFVGTFIGSMHAFAQVMAMTGGGPANVTKVLGLNIWENAYMYLKFGYATSMAWIMGSLLIGFTYFQLRVLKNAEFRRGGD